Below is a genomic region from Caulobacter rhizosphaerae.
TCGGCGAGCTGGGGGACGAGGACGCGGGTCATTCGGGTGATCTCAAATCGTTGTCATCCCGATCGAAGCGAAGCGGCTGTCCGATCTCTGGAACGACGGTGAGGGACGTTCCGCGGCGCTCGCCACATCGCCTTGCCGCGCGGATGACAACGTTTGTGAGCCTAGGGCCGCAGGGCTTCGAGCGTGGCGGTGTAGCTGGCGCTCATGCCGTCGCCGGCCTGAGGCGTGGCGGGGGCCGCGCCGCCGCCGGGGGCGCCGCCGCCCGGACCGCCCATGCCGCCGCCCGGACCGCCAGGGCCGCCCGGGCCCCGGCCGGTCTCGCCCGTCCGCACCACGGCGTTCATCCAGTACATGCCCGCTTCGGGGAAGGTGACCTTGAACGCGCCGTCGGCGCCGGTCTTGACCTTGAAGTCGCCAGGCGTGGCGCGGTAGCGCGAATTGCCGGGGGCGAAGGTCACCTCCAGGTCGGCGGCCGGCTTGCCGTCCAGCAGGAACTTGAAGGTCGCGGCCTCGCCGGCCACCAGGTCGTTGGGGTGGGTCACCGGAACCAGCTCCAGGCCCTTGCCGGTCGGGGCGAACACCGTGGTGGTCGGCGCGTCGCGGGTGACGAAGGTTTCGTTGCGGTTGAAGCTCTTGATGGTCTTCAGGTCGGCGGCGCCGGCTGGGACCTGCTTGGCGAAGTCCTCGGGCGAGCCGCGGAAGCGCTTGACCTGGCCGTCCTGCGTCCAGCTGGCCATCACGGTGCTGACCGCCGAGCCGATCTTGTAGGTGCCGGGCTTGGAGAGCTGGACGTCGAAGGTCGAGCGGTACTTGCCGGTGGCCGGGTTCTGGATCTTGTCGACGGAACCGTCCGGCGCGGTGACGGTCACCGCGTCCAGGCGCATCGGGTTGTGGTCGGCGTAGAACAGCTCGTTGGAGATCGCCGCGTCCAGCGTCACCCAGGCGCCGTCGCCCGACAGCACGGTGAACGACGGCACGATCCAGCCGCGGTGGGCGTTGGCGGCCAGCGGCAGGGCCAGGACGAGGCCGGCGGCCGCGACGGCGAGAAGGCGATTGCGCAGGGACATGGCGTTTCTCTCTATTTGACGGCGACGGTGACGGCGCCCAGTTCGGCCGTCCCCTTGGCGGTAGCGAGCTTGCCCGGTTTGCCCCAGGCGAACGGCACGCGGACGGCCTCCTGGCCGCCGACCTCACGGGCGGCCTCGACCACCAGGTTGTACTGGCCGGGCTTGAGGTCCTTCAGCGGGCCCTTGGCCCCGCTGAACACCAGTTTCTGCGGACCCGGCGCGCGGGTGGCGCCGCTGACCCCGTCGGCCGGAAAGGTCATCGTGCGGCCGGCCTTGCGCCACCACTGGCGCATGTCCTTCAGCCACTTGACGCCCTTATCCTCCTTGGAGCCGAAGTCGTACCAGACCGCCAGGGTGCCGGCGGCGGTGGCGTCGGCCGGGTTCTCGATCCAGATCGAGACATAGGGCTTGTGGTACTCGGCGACCGTCAGGCGCGGCACCTCGACCGTGATGGCGAGGTCACCGGCCAGGGCGGGCGCGGCGCCGACAGCGGCTCCAGCGAAGGTCAGCAGGGATAGCGAAAGCTTCGGGGAGCGCTTCATGGGGGGACGCCTCACAGGTGGACGAAGAGGATGACAAGCAGCAGCGGGATCACCAGGCCGCCGGCCACCAGGGGCCAGGTCAGGGGGCGGGCCCGGGCGTGGAACTGCAGCAGGATCAGGCCGGTGACCGCGAACACCACGCAGGCCCCGGCGAAGACGTCGATGAACCAGCCCCAGGCCTTGCCGGCGTTGCGGCCCTTGTGCAGGTCGTTGAGCAGCGAGATCGCGCCACGCGTGGTTTTCTCGTGCTCCACGGCGCCGGTCGCGCGGTCGATGCTGATCCAGGCGTCGCCGCCGGGGCGGGCCAGGGCGACATAGACCTCCTCCTGCGACCATTCGCCCTCGCGGCGGGCGATGTCGGCGTCAACGGTCCTGTCCAGCCAGGTCTCGACCCGGATCGGCAGGGGATGCTTCCCCTCGGCCGGGCCCCTGGCCAGCTGGGCCAGCAGGTCGGCCGGCAGGGTGGCCTTGCGGTCGACGACCTTGGGCTGGGCCTCGATCTGGCCGGCGTGGTTCAGGGTGAAGCCGGTGACCGCGAACAGCAGCATCCCCACCAGGCTCAGGGCCGCGCTGATCCAGTGCCACTGGTGCAGCTGCTTGAGCCAGAACGAGCGGCTTTGCTGGGCGGGGGCGGTCTTCACGAAATCCGGGGCGCGAGGGTTTTGGGCTGAGCTTCAAGCCCATACTTGAGAACGACTTGCAAAAGCAAGCCTTCCCGCGCATCGGCGGCCACACGCGTGAGTTTTCCCTGGAAACAAAGGCTTTCTGGGGTTGCCGACTGCGACGATAGCGCACGGCGACGGCGCGATTTGGGCGGGCTAATCGTGCTTAACCAGTCGTTAAGCATGTCGGGGCGGACGTTGCACAAGATCCTAGTCGCGGAGGACGATATCCTCCTGGCCACCCTCCACGAGATCACCCTGCGCGAAGCGGGTTTCGACGTGCTGATCTGCCGCGACGGCGAGCAGGCGCTGGAGGCCATGGACGCCTTCGACCCGGACCTGCTGATCACCGATTTCCTGATGCCGCGCA
It encodes:
- a CDS encoding DUF4198 domain-containing protein, which translates into the protein MSLRNRLLAVAAAGLVLALPLAANAHRGWIVPSFTVLSGDGAWVTLDAAISNELFYADHNPMRLDAVTVTAPDGSVDKIQNPATGKYRSTFDVQLSKPGTYKIGSAVSTVMASWTQDGQVKRFRGSPEDFAKQVPAGAADLKTIKSFNRNETFVTRDAPTTTVFAPTGKGLELVPVTHPNDLVAGEAATFKFLLDGKPAADLEVTFAPGNSRYRATPGDFKVKTGADGAFKVTFPEAGMYWMNAVVRTGETGRGPGGPGGPGGGMGGPGGGAPGGGAAPATPQAGDGMSASYTATLEALRP
- a CDS encoding DUF2271 domain-containing protein; this encodes MKRSPKLSLSLLTFAGAAVGAAPALAGDLAITVEVPRLTVAEYHKPYVSIWIENPADATAAGTLAVWYDFGSKEDKGVKWLKDMRQWWRKAGRTMTFPADGVSGATRAPGPQKLVFSGAKGPLKDLKPGQYNLVVEAAREVGGQEAVRVPFAWGKPGKLATAKGTAELGAVTVAVK
- a CDS encoding PepSY-associated TM helix domain-containing protein, whose protein sequence is MKTAPAQQSRSFWLKQLHQWHWISAALSLVGMLLFAVTGFTLNHAGQIEAQPKVVDRKATLPADLLAQLARGPAEGKHPLPIRVETWLDRTVDADIARREGEWSQEEVYVALARPGGDAWISIDRATGAVEHEKTTRGAISLLNDLHKGRNAGKAWGWFIDVFAGACVVFAVTGLILLQFHARARPLTWPLVAGGLVIPLLLVILFVHL